The Luteolibacter arcticus genome has a window encoding:
- a CDS encoding ECF-type sigma factor translates to MEELTRILQSASGSSSLISAELLPLVYDELRSLAQRRMSSVPPGETLQATALVHEAWLKISGDEGRSWSGRAHFFRAAAQAMRHILVDRARAKARVKRGENLELLDIDLHGLDVPATTPDERVLLIDEMMTRLEQDEPECVRVISLKFFGGLSNHEIAAMDGVTERTIERRWAYAKTRLFHMIREEIAR, encoded by the coding sequence GTGGAAGAACTCACCCGAATTCTGCAATCCGCAAGTGGTAGCAGCAGCCTCATTTCCGCAGAACTCCTCCCGCTGGTGTATGATGAGCTCCGCAGCCTCGCCCAGCGGCGGATGTCCAGCGTGCCGCCGGGAGAAACCTTGCAGGCCACCGCACTGGTCCACGAGGCATGGCTAAAAATTTCGGGGGACGAAGGGCGTTCGTGGAGCGGGCGCGCCCACTTTTTCCGCGCGGCAGCGCAGGCCATGCGCCACATTCTGGTGGACCGGGCCCGGGCCAAGGCGCGAGTGAAGCGTGGAGAGAACCTCGAGCTTCTCGACATCGATCTCCACGGGCTCGACGTCCCGGCCACCACGCCCGACGAGCGGGTCCTGCTGATCGATGAGATGATGACCCGCCTCGAGCAGGACGAACCCGAGTGCGTGCGGGTCATCTCGCTGAAATTCTTCGGCGGCCTCTCGAATCACGAAATCGCAGCCATGGACGGGGTGACGGAGCGTACCATCGAGCGCCGCTGGGCGTATGCCAAGACGCGGCTCTTCCACATGATTCGCGAGGAGATTGCGCGATGA
- a CDS encoding serine/threonine protein kinase, producing MNPSINEMLFTAAANFRESAVRRAFLQFACHGDEARLKRLEEMLEIQEDAEDFFDLQPVAPAMNEFTGEGEAGLDARIGPYHLIDRLGAGGCGVVYLAEQREPVKRKVALKIVRLGMDTESVIARFNLEREALAMMDHPNIARVLDGGATPSGRPYFVMELVDGEKITDYCDRKRLGIRARLELFTLVCEAIQHAHQKGVIHRDIKPSNVLVREHDGRAEPKVIDFGIAKATGGGLDAEGTVTMAGQIIGTPAYMSPEQAEGGVDIDTRTDIYSLGALLCELLTGRPPLTHDHFKDRGIEEIRTIVRESDTGVPSVRLRDIPQDDIGRIAGDRGVDPQRLPSMLAGDLDWIVMKAVETERHRRYETANGLAMDVQRYLHEEAVLARPPSRRYLLAKLVRRNRVTFAAAGIALFGLLGGLTLSTWLFLRERDARQEQARLRLVAEEARAKAEAGDLVTQAAVRLKYNDDEEADRLLDGLPAERVPRSLEAVGTLMRVANWNLGKGRLDAAAERFYLLGHVLTSVDMTDSQYISFDLLSVMTAVCEWGEPGQFEELRLLVIKRFADTANPVVAEHVVKATLLKPASPAILEKILPLARVLEGSLDDPPTGKGPHMVAWREFSLALMAYRQGEGHFEEAAELARSSLARSTSSDHRAVSNHLILAMIDMQQRRAPASDIPLTEMRRKVDLWTKEPLQLLNADGTLWYNQWAVLILLREAEKMSAERGG from the coding sequence ATGAACCCGTCCATCAATGAGATGCTGTTCACCGCCGCGGCGAACTTCCGCGAATCGGCGGTGCGCCGCGCCTTCCTCCAGTTCGCCTGCCACGGCGACGAAGCGCGGCTCAAGCGGCTCGAGGAGATGTTAGAGATCCAGGAGGATGCCGAAGACTTCTTCGACCTCCAGCCGGTGGCGCCGGCCATGAACGAGTTCACCGGTGAAGGCGAGGCCGGCCTCGACGCGCGCATCGGCCCCTATCACCTGATCGATCGTCTCGGTGCCGGCGGCTGCGGCGTGGTCTATCTGGCAGAACAGCGCGAGCCGGTGAAGCGGAAGGTCGCGCTGAAGATCGTCCGCCTCGGGATGGATACCGAGAGCGTGATCGCCCGCTTCAATCTGGAACGCGAGGCGCTCGCCATGATGGATCACCCGAATATCGCGCGGGTGCTGGACGGCGGGGCCACGCCTTCGGGCCGACCGTACTTCGTGATGGAACTGGTGGATGGTGAGAAGATCACCGACTACTGCGACCGCAAGCGCCTGGGCATCCGTGCCCGCCTGGAATTGTTCACCCTCGTCTGCGAGGCCATCCAGCACGCGCACCAGAAGGGCGTGATCCACCGCGACATCAAGCCGTCCAATGTCCTCGTTCGGGAGCATGACGGTCGGGCGGAGCCAAAGGTGATCGACTTCGGCATCGCCAAGGCTACGGGGGGCGGACTCGATGCGGAAGGGACGGTGACGATGGCCGGGCAAATCATCGGCACGCCCGCCTACATGAGTCCGGAGCAAGCGGAAGGCGGTGTGGACATCGACACCCGCACCGATATCTACAGTCTCGGTGCCCTGCTCTGCGAGTTGCTCACGGGCAGGCCGCCCTTGACCCATGATCATTTCAAGGACCGTGGCATCGAGGAGATCCGCACCATCGTGCGGGAAAGCGATACCGGCGTGCCCTCGGTTCGCCTGAGGGACATTCCTCAGGACGACATCGGCAGGATCGCCGGTGACCGCGGGGTCGATCCACAGCGCTTGCCCTCGATGCTCGCCGGAGATCTCGATTGGATCGTGATGAAGGCGGTCGAGACCGAGCGGCACCGCCGCTACGAGACGGCCAACGGGCTGGCGATGGACGTGCAGCGCTACCTGCATGAGGAGGCGGTGCTGGCACGTCCACCGAGCCGCCGCTACTTGCTCGCCAAGCTGGTCCGGAGGAACCGGGTCACCTTCGCGGCGGCCGGCATCGCGCTGTTCGGCCTGTTAGGTGGCCTCACGCTGTCCACGTGGTTGTTCCTGCGCGAGCGGGACGCCCGCCAGGAGCAGGCGAGACTGCGGCTGGTGGCTGAGGAGGCCAGGGCGAAAGCGGAAGCCGGAGATCTGGTGACGCAGGCGGCGGTGCGGCTGAAGTACAATGACGATGAGGAAGCGGACAGACTGTTGGACGGTCTGCCTGCCGAGCGGGTGCCGCGTTCGCTCGAAGCCGTGGGCACCTTGATGCGGGTGGCGAACTGGAATCTGGGCAAGGGACGCCTGGACGCGGCGGCCGAGCGTTTCTATCTGCTCGGGCATGTGCTCACCAGCGTGGACATGACCGACTCCCAGTATATCTCCTTCGATCTCCTCTCGGTGATGACCGCCGTATGCGAGTGGGGCGAGCCGGGTCAATTCGAAGAGCTTCGCCTGCTCGTGATCAAGCGCTTCGCCGACACGGCGAACCCGGTCGTGGCGGAGCATGTCGTCAAGGCCACCCTGCTGAAGCCGGCCTCCCCTGCCATCCTCGAAAAGATTCTCCCGCTGGCCAGGGTCCTCGAAGGCTCCCTGGATGATCCGCCAACCGGCAAGGGGCCGCACATGGTGGCCTGGCGGGAATTCTCCCTCGCACTGATGGCTTACCGTCAGGGTGAGGGTCACTTCGAAGAAGCCGCGGAACTCGCGCGAAGCAGCCTGGCCAGATCCACGTCCAGCGATCATCGGGCAGTTTCCAATCATCTCATCCTCGCGATGATCGACATGCAGCAGCGACGCGCCCCGGCATCCGACATCCCGCTCACGGAGATGCGGAGGAAGGTGGATCTGTGGACGAAGGAACCTCTGCAGCTCCTAAACGCCGACGGCACGCTCTGGTACAACCAATGGGCCGTCCTGATCCTCCTCAGGGAGGCGGAGAAGATGTCGGCCGAGCGGGGCGGCTGA
- a CDS encoding redoxin family protein, giving the protein MKTTYASLFLAASLPALAQKAGDQVTPEALGKLEWVQGTAPTAWEPGKVYVLECWATWCGPCIAAIPHVDELYDKYQEKGLRVIGVNVWEDGKDKVADFVKTKGDGMSYPVAYTGKGGVFETEWLKPAGVRGIPHAFVVKDGKVLLTTHPMQLSEAVIEALLAGGDAETKALDGIKEAQRKQEESGKATQAFRQAAAKKDVPAMEAAFADLKKLDPESRSLPLLELDLLIGKGEWTAAESALAKLSDNPMAGMAVTTTAQKLKQLPDAPESFRKAVTTSLAKQLEKGGHAVQFQTLAKLQWELGDKDAAKASAKRAVEWTKSPQGSKTGIPTAPFEKFSEALEKGEMPSDEEMNGWLREAMPNARPAAKVVPKEG; this is encoded by the coding sequence GTGAAAACCACCTACGCTTCCCTGTTTCTCGCCGCCTCCCTGCCCGCCTTGGCCCAAAAGGCCGGCGATCAGGTCACCCCGGAAGCCCTCGGCAAGCTCGAATGGGTTCAAGGGACCGCCCCCACCGCATGGGAGCCGGGCAAGGTCTACGTCCTCGAATGCTGGGCCACCTGGTGCGGTCCCTGCATCGCCGCGATCCCGCATGTCGATGAGCTTTACGACAAGTATCAGGAGAAGGGCCTGCGCGTCATCGGCGTCAATGTCTGGGAAGACGGCAAGGACAAGGTCGCCGATTTTGTGAAGACCAAGGGCGACGGCATGTCCTACCCGGTCGCCTACACCGGCAAGGGCGGCGTCTTCGAAACCGAATGGCTGAAGCCGGCCGGCGTCCGCGGCATTCCCCACGCCTTCGTGGTCAAGGACGGCAAGGTCCTGCTGACCACCCACCCGATGCAACTCAGCGAGGCGGTCATCGAGGCCCTGCTCGCTGGCGGCGATGCGGAAACCAAGGCACTGGACGGCATCAAGGAGGCGCAGCGCAAGCAGGAGGAATCCGGCAAGGCAACCCAGGCATTCCGCCAGGCCGCCGCCAAAAAGGATGTCCCGGCCATGGAAGCAGCCTTCGCCGACCTCAAGAAGCTCGATCCTGAAAGCCGCTCGCTGCCGCTGCTCGAACTCGACCTCCTCATCGGCAAGGGCGAGTGGACGGCGGCCGAGTCCGCGCTGGCCAAGCTTTCCGACAATCCCATGGCAGGAATGGCCGTGACCACCACCGCGCAGAAGCTGAAGCAACTTCCCGACGCCCCGGAAAGCTTCCGCAAGGCCGTGACCACCAGCTTGGCCAAGCAACTGGAGAAGGGCGGCCACGCCGTGCAATTCCAGACCCTCGCCAAGCTCCAATGGGAGCTCGGTGACAAGGACGCCGCCAAGGCCAGCGCCAAGCGCGCCGTGGAGTGGACCAAGTCCCCCCAAGGCAGCAAGACGGGCATCCCCACCGCGCCATTCGAGAAGTTCTCCGAAGCCCTCGAGAAAGGCGAGATGCCGAGCGACGAGGAAATGAACGGCTGGCTGCGCGAGGCCATGCCCAACGCTCGTCCCGCGGCAAAGGTCGTCCCGAAGGAGGGCTGA
- a CDS encoding DUF4339 domain-containing protein, whose amino-acid sequence MIAQQQQWFFSTGGERFGPVGFDYLLDLAKTGKLDPRNDMVWTTSLSDWEPAGEVEGLFERRAVKGGDGSMDGSGDFASTGNFEAKAIPKAHFPGTGRVGYLMGTVVVPVVLIVAWQFIAPILQPYVPENLRNYLPPVILPLAALLALATLVKRFRNVGMSGWWVFGLIVPVLNLWLGYRLLACPGGYATGLKLDGAGKFVAVLYWGTLVAGIGLVTAAGVGAFGELKESGFLQDITTQFNELRKSALPER is encoded by the coding sequence ATGATCGCCCAGCAGCAACAGTGGTTCTTTTCGACCGGTGGCGAACGATTCGGTCCGGTCGGCTTCGATTACCTTCTCGACTTGGCCAAGACGGGGAAGCTGGACCCTCGCAACGACATGGTCTGGACGACGTCACTGAGTGACTGGGAGCCTGCGGGTGAGGTCGAGGGCTTGTTCGAGCGCCGCGCGGTCAAGGGTGGGGATGGCTCGATGGACGGCAGCGGTGACTTTGCCAGCACGGGCAACTTCGAAGCGAAGGCGATCCCCAAGGCTCATTTCCCCGGCACCGGGCGGGTCGGCTACCTGATGGGAACAGTGGTGGTGCCGGTGGTTCTGATTGTGGCCTGGCAGTTTATCGCGCCGATCCTTCAGCCCTACGTGCCGGAAAACCTCCGGAACTATCTGCCACCGGTGATCCTCCCGTTGGCGGCATTGTTGGCGTTGGCGACGCTGGTGAAACGCTTCCGTAATGTGGGCATGAGCGGCTGGTGGGTTTTTGGCCTGATCGTGCCCGTGCTGAACTTGTGGCTCGGCTACCGCTTGCTGGCCTGTCCGGGAGGTTACGCGACCGGCCTGAAGCTGGACGGTGCCGGCAAGTTCGTCGCCGTTCTCTACTGGGGTACGCTAGTCGCCGGCATTGGCCTTGTGACCGCCGCCGGCGTGGGAGCATTCGGTGAGTTGAAGGAGTCCGGTTTCTTGCAGGACATCACCACCCAGTTCAACGAGCTGCGGAAGTCCGCCTTGCCCGAGCGCTGA